In Lacibacter sp. H375, one DNA window encodes the following:
- a CDS encoding RapZ C-terminal domain-containing protein, which translates to MQETMEQVAALYTATFGAPPESIDKVPQSGSDRVYYRVTGSVVCIATTSKNIKESQTFLQFSKHFQQRGCPVPSIYAVNEDETIYLQEDFGDVSLLNQLEQHGYNEHVYNLFKQSLQQLAHMQIKGHKDFNYDWCITSREFGRQAIVSDLLYFRYYFFDTLKIPYDKEKLIEDFEDLSIYLTRVDHKYFMFRDFQSRNVMVKEGKVHFIDYQGGMKGAVQYDVASLLWQAKAELPDEWKNSLLEYYMDCLENVLQKEIDRTRFVSQYNGYVLIRLLQVLGAYGFRGLFERKAHFLTSIPLALKNLKWFLSNRNVGIKLPEFERILGLMVEDDVIHRFEPPKATEETPLVVRINSFSYKSTGIPVDETDNGGGFVFDCRGILNPGRIEEFKTQTGRDKGVKDFLEQQTKMPQFLNSVYNIIDIAVEDYMQRNFANLQISFGCTGGQHRSVYAADALARHLKNKYGVKIELKHVVQDAKNWINKTY; encoded by the coding sequence ATGCAAGAAACAATGGAACAGGTTGCTGCTTTATATACTGCAACGTTTGGGGCTCCGCCCGAAAGCATCGATAAAGTGCCGCAGAGCGGAAGTGATCGTGTTTACTATCGTGTTACAGGATCTGTTGTGTGTATTGCAACAACGAGTAAAAACATAAAGGAGAGTCAAACCTTCCTTCAGTTCAGTAAACATTTTCAACAGAGAGGATGCCCCGTGCCTTCTATTTATGCAGTAAATGAAGATGAAACTATTTACCTGCAGGAAGATTTCGGCGACGTGTCGTTGTTGAACCAACTGGAACAACATGGTTATAATGAGCATGTCTATAATTTGTTTAAACAAAGTCTGCAGCAACTTGCACACATGCAGATCAAGGGGCATAAAGATTTTAACTATGATTGGTGTATTACCTCAAGAGAGTTCGGACGGCAGGCCATTGTTTCAGATCTTCTTTATTTCAGGTATTACTTTTTTGACACGTTAAAAATTCCTTACGATAAAGAAAAACTTATTGAAGATTTTGAAGATCTGAGTATTTATCTTACACGTGTGGATCATAAATATTTTATGTTCCGTGATTTTCAAAGCAGAAATGTAATGGTGAAAGAAGGGAAAGTGCATTTCATCGATTACCAGGGTGGTATGAAAGGAGCTGTGCAGTATGATGTGGCTTCCTTGCTTTGGCAGGCAAAAGCAGAGTTACCTGATGAATGGAAGAACAGTCTGCTGGAATATTATATGGATTGCCTGGAGAATGTGTTGCAAAAAGAAATTGACCGCACAAGGTTTGTAAGTCAGTATAATGGTTATGTATTGATCCGTTTATTGCAGGTTCTGGGCGCTTATGGTTTCCGTGGATTATTTGAACGCAAGGCGCATTTCTTAACGAGCATACCCTTGGCATTAAAAAATCTCAAATGGTTTTTAAGTAATCGTAATGTTGGGATTAAGTTACCCGAATTTGAACGCATACTTGGGTTGATGGTGGAAGATGATGTTATACATCGTTTTGAGCCACCGAAAGCAACGGAAGAAACGCCACTTGTTGTGCGAATCAACAGCTTCTCTTATAAATCAACCGGTATTCCTGTGGATGAAACAGATAATGGCGGTGGATTTGTATTTGATTGCAGAGGCATTTTAAACCCCGGACGAATCGAAGAATTTAAAACACAAACAGGAAGGGATAAAGGCGTGAAAGATTTCCTGGAACAACAAACCAAAATGCCGCAGTTCTTAAACAGCGTTTATAATATCATTGATATTGCTGTGGAAGATTATATGCAACGCAATTTCGCCAACCTGCAGATCAGTTTTGGATGTACTGGCGGACAGCATCGTAGTGTTTATGCTGCTGATGCACTGGCCCGTCATTTAAAAAATAAATACGGAGTGAAGATCGAATTGAAACATGTGGTGCAGGATGCAAAGAACTGGATCAATAAAACGTATTGA
- a CDS encoding metallophosphoesterase has product MRRFIQSVLTKPVARLADRFSSKPNLKRVHEALTKLYAHTLEHPGKKGLLLPMNADTDRFIIFSDQHKGAKNGSDDFMMAEPNYLAALDNYYLAGFHFISLGDSEELWENTVWPVKAKNKLTTSAEKKFLSEKRFTKVYGNHDVFWNNDPFAPLHLLSMYKEPVKIYEGVVLQTTISNTKLDFLLTHGHQGDGQSDGNAFSAWFVSRIWGPLQSYLNLNPNTPATNNALKSVHNRFMYDWSKQEKNPVLITGHTHQPVFASLTHLERLYKQLIHAREKADEPTTEKLNKEIRFRQEEYDYVNKNYIKMKPFYFNTGCCCYSDGDITGIEIADGMIRLIKWKKKENSSIREVLEEMKLSDLLI; this is encoded by the coding sequence ATGCGTCGTTTCATACAATCTGTTTTAACGAAACCTGTTGCAAGGCTTGCTGATCGCTTTTCGAGCAAGCCCAATCTTAAACGGGTGCATGAAGCATTAACAAAACTGTATGCACATACACTTGAACATCCGGGGAAGAAAGGTTTGTTATTACCTATGAATGCAGATACAGACCGGTTCATCATTTTCAGCGATCAACACAAAGGCGCAAAAAATGGCAGCGATGATTTTATGATGGCTGAGCCCAACTATCTTGCTGCCTTAGATAATTATTATCTGGCAGGTTTTCATTTTATTTCATTGGGCGACAGCGAAGAGCTTTGGGAGAATACAGTTTGGCCTGTGAAAGCAAAGAACAAACTCACAACATCTGCGGAGAAAAAATTTCTTAGTGAAAAACGTTTTACAAAAGTATACGGCAACCATGATGTATTCTGGAACAATGATCCGTTTGCGCCGCTGCACCTGTTGAGTATGTATAAAGAACCCGTTAAGATCTATGAAGGAGTTGTGTTGCAAACAACCATCAGCAATACAAAACTTGATTTCCTTCTCACACACGGTCACCAAGGCGATGGGCAAAGTGATGGCAATGCATTCAGTGCATGGTTTGTTTCAAGAATATGGGGACCACTGCAGAGTTATCTCAACTTAAACCCTAACACACCTGCCACAAACAACGCATTAAAAAGTGTACACAACCGCTTTATGTATGATTGGAGCAAACAGGAAAAAAATCCCGTTCTTATAACAGGGCACACACATCAACCTGTATTTGCATCACTCACACATCTTGAACGTTTGTACAAACAACTTATTCATGCAAGAGAAAAAGCTGATGAACCTACAACGGAGAAACTCAATAAAGAGATCCGCTTCCGCCAGGAAGAATACGATTATGTAAACAAGAATTATATTAAAATGAAACCTTTTTATTTTAATACAGGATGTTGTTGTTACAGTGATGGCGATATTACAGGTATTGAAATAGCTGATGGCATGATCCGCCTTATCAAATGGAAAAAGAAAGAGAACAGTTCTATTCGTGAAGTGTTGGAAGAAATGAAACTGAGCGATCTGCTCATTTAA
- a CDS encoding TonB-dependent receptor — protein sequence MVNLKHFLTAALFLLFVPVFAQKQTVRGKVTDKSGNPLEDVSVLIKSTRTGTATDKDGNFSIEAAATDVLVFSIVGYKTLEERVGTNTSMNISLESGSTDLGEVVLVGTRRLGRVKTETPVPVDVVNIGQAALPTARMDVTSILNYAAPSFNYNKQSGSDGADHIDLATLRGLGPDQTLVLINGKRRHQTAFIAVFGTRGRGNSGTDLSAIPVGAIDRVEVLRDGASAQYGSDAIAGVINIVLKETVNKFNANIGYSGYYDKKYNPHFKKEQNLYVHDGAVDGNTFSVNANYGFKVGERGFINLTGNFLSQGKTYRQALETDQNSPDFMYTNIYRRGHGDGSLTAGGAFLNAEIPIAGKTSFYAFGGYNGKKSDAYAFTRNWSARPERFPTDNNWKLIFVPSVMKVTADDTTFSPHIQTNVNDFSMAAGVRGISNGGLNWDISNTIGRNNFHFYGDKTFNASLGSNQTHFDDGGFNFLQNTVNANFSKELNAKTNLAFGAEYRYERYSLYAGEEASYKNFSPNKFFTDSNGDDIYVAGGAQGFPGYQAADEVTANRSVIGAYGDMEFDITRNFLVTIAARFENYSDFGFTHNYKVATRLKLAPTFNLRGSFSTGFRAPSLQQINFSSTFTTVQGGNIAEVKIAPNYSELAKLAGIPDLTQEKSTNVSLGFTWKPVSDFSITIDGYMVKVKDRVVLSGQFDAFDSNLDPALAARLQSLNVSYAQFFANAVNTTNKGIDVVMDYNKRWGSQSFRALFTGNFQEMTIDKINVPAKLSGSDFLKSTFLNDREQKFILASAPKTKFGFNFEYGCKSLTVGTRLTYFGKIDLLGYGEDGLGIKPQVPTDANSSIYVDDRYIYNGKLVTDLYLGYKINSKISLFGGIDNLLNVHPDLGVAPGAKGWAFNNETGGPWDAVQMGGNGLRFFLRLGLQL from the coding sequence ATGGTCAACCTGAAACATTTCTTAACAGCAGCCCTCTTCTTGCTGTTCGTCCCCGTATTTGCACAAAAACAAACAGTTCGTGGTAAAGTAACCGATAAAAGCGGCAACCCGCTTGAAGATGTATCGGTACTCATCAAATCGACAAGAACAGGAACTGCCACCGATAAAGATGGCAATTTCAGTATTGAAGCAGCAGCAACCGATGTACTGGTGTTCAGTATCGTTGGTTATAAAACACTTGAAGAACGTGTTGGAACAAACACTTCTATGAACATCAGTCTTGAATCAGGTTCAACTGATCTTGGCGAAGTGGTACTGGTAGGTACCCGTCGTTTAGGAAGAGTAAAAACGGAAACACCCGTTCCTGTTGATGTGGTGAACATCGGGCAGGCTGCATTGCCAACAGCAAGAATGGATGTAACATCTATCCTGAATTATGCAGCTCCCTCTTTCAACTATAATAAACAAAGCGGTAGCGATGGTGCCGATCATATTGATCTTGCAACATTACGTGGACTGGGTCCAGATCAAACACTGGTGCTCATCAATGGCAAACGTCGTCATCAAACAGCATTCATTGCTGTGTTTGGTACCAGAGGTCGTGGTAATTCAGGAACCGACCTTAGTGCAATTCCTGTTGGCGCCATTGATCGTGTGGAAGTGTTGCGTGATGGTGCTTCTGCACAATATGGTTCTGATGCCATTGCAGGTGTAATCAATATTGTATTGAAAGAAACAGTTAATAAGTTCAATGCAAATATTGGCTATAGCGGCTACTACGATAAAAAATATAACCCGCATTTTAAGAAAGAACAAAATCTTTATGTTCATGATGGTGCCGTTGATGGAAATACGTTTTCTGTAAATGCGAATTATGGATTTAAAGTTGGGGAACGTGGCTTCATCAATCTTACCGGTAACTTCTTAAGCCAGGGAAAGACCTATCGCCAGGCTTTGGAGACCGATCAGAATAGTCCTGATTTCATGTACACCAACATTTACCGTCGTGGACATGGCGACGGTTCGCTTACTGCAGGTGGTGCATTTCTGAATGCAGAAATTCCGATTGCAGGCAAAACAAGTTTTTATGCGTTTGGTGGATATAACGGAAAGAAATCAGATGCTTATGCATTTACACGTAACTGGAGTGCAAGACCGGAACGTTTCCCCACTGATAATAACTGGAAACTGATCTTTGTTCCATCAGTGATGAAAGTAACAGCCGATGACACAACTTTCAGTCCACACATTCAAACCAACGTAAACGATTTCTCAATGGCAGCCGGTGTAAGGGGAATTTCAAATGGTGGATTGAACTGGGATATCAGCAATACAATAGGCCGTAACAATTTTCATTTCTATGGCGATAAAACATTCAATGCTTCATTGGGTTCTAATCAAACACATTTTGATGATGGTGGTTTTAACTTCTTACAAAATACGGTGAATGCTAATTTCAGTAAAGAGCTGAATGCAAAAACAAATCTTGCCTTTGGTGCTGAGTATCGTTATGAGCGTTACAGTTTATATGCAGGTGAAGAGGCATCATACAAAAATTTCAGCCCCAATAAATTTTTTACCGACTCTAATGGTGATGATATTTATGTAGCAGGTGGTGCACAAGGTTTCCCGGGCTACCAAGCTGCAGATGAAGTAACAGCTAACCGCTCTGTAATTGGGGCATATGGTGATATGGAATTTGATATCACCAGGAACTTTTTAGTAACCATTGCGGCACGTTTCGAAAACTACAGCGACTTTGGTTTTACGCATAACTATAAAGTAGCAACACGTTTAAAACTGGCTCCTACGTTTAATTTGCGTGGATCATTCAGCACGGGTTTCCGTGCGCCTTCTTTGCAACAGATCAATTTCAGTTCAACATTCACAACCGTACAAGGTGGTAATATTGCAGAAGTAAAAATTGCACCCAACTATAGTGAACTGGCAAAGCTCGCCGGCATCCCTGATCTTACACAGGAAAAAAGTACCAATGTAAGTTTAGGTTTTACCTGGAAGCCAGTGAGTGATTTCAGTATTACCATTGATGGTTACATGGTAAAAGTAAAAGACCGTGTGGTACTAAGCGGGCAGTTTGATGCATTTGATTCGAATCTTGATCCGGCATTGGCTGCACGTTTACAGTCATTGAATGTTAGCTATGCACAGTTCTTTGCTAATGCTGTAAATACAACCAACAAAGGAATAGATGTGGTAATGGACTATAACAAACGCTGGGGCTCACAAAGTTTCCGTGCTTTGTTTACGGGTAATTTCCAGGAAATGACCATCGACAAAATAAATGTTCCTGCTAAACTGAGTGGCTCTGATTTTCTGAAATCAACATTCTTAAATGACCGTGAACAAAAATTCATTCTTGCATCAGCACCAAAAACAAAATTTGGTTTCAATTTTGAATATGGTTGCAAAAGTTTAACTGTTGGAACAAGATTAACTTACTTCGGAAAAATCGATTTGCTTGGATATGGTGAAGATGGCTTAGGCATTAAGCCGCAAGTACCAACTGATGCAAATTCTTCCATCTATGTAGATGATCGCTATATCTACAATGGAAAACTGGTGACCGATCTTTATCTTGGTTATAAGATCAACAGTAAGATTTCATTGTTTGGCGGTATTGATAATTTATTGAATGTGCATCCTGATCTTGGTGTTGCACCTGGTGCAAAAGGTTGGGCTTTCAATAATGAAACCGGCGGCCCATGGGATGCAGTGCAAATGGGTGGCAACGGTTTGCGTTTCTTCTTGCGTCTCGGTTTGCAACTCTGA